From Pararge aegeria chromosome 9, ilParAegt1.1, whole genome shotgun sequence, the proteins below share one genomic window:
- the LOC120626336 gene encoding waprin-Phi1-like codes for MLRHCVTAVVLLLAVAYTKCQIGSCPPTLSVEICDAKCGPTTPCNSTQLCCPTACGGSMCVDPMTQRHFVTLVKAGKCPEFPRGVWVCSHSCTGDSDCPRALKCCPNRCGALTCQRAEVEGNT; via the exons ATGTTACGACACTGTGTTACGGCGGTGGTGTTAT TATTAGCCGTGGCATACACCAAATGTCAAATAGGATCATGCCCGCCTACACTCTCGGTGGAGATATGTGACGCAAAATGCGGGCCCACGACGCCTTGTAACTCGACTCAGCTGTGCTGCCCCACGGCTTGCGGCGGCTCCATGTGCGTAGACCCTATGACCCAAAGGCACTTCGTTACATTAG TGAAAGCTGGCAAGTGTCCCGAGTTTCCGCGAGGAGTTTGGGTATGCAGCCACTCTTGTACAGGTGACTCGGACTGTCCGAGGGCACTGAAGTGTTGTCCGAACAGATGCGGCGCCCTGACGTGTCAGCGAGCGGAAGTAGAAGGGAATACGTAA